Genomic window (Polypterus senegalus isolate Bchr_013 unplaced genomic scaffold, ASM1683550v1 scaffold_2675, whole genome shotgun sequence):
aaaaaaaactccacggtggattaataaagatttaaaaaagaagttgcaaaggaataaactgctttataaggcatataagaataatgactgcaaagtgaatcgtagagcgtacgagaacatgagggcaaccattaagggaggctaaaagacattgagagaggaatagagcagataaggcaaaagaagaccccaagagattctttcagtattttagtagtaaaagaacagtcaaggaggaggtgaagtgcatcaaaaattgtaaaggggaattaaaagatacaaacagtgaaatagtggatgccctaaacttacatttttctgaggtgtttacaagtgagccagtggataacctcccagaggtaaatgcgactactaaggagttactgagggatttggaaattgtagaggaagaagtgctgctcagattaaataaactgAGATCAAacaaaatcaccaggaccagataatatttaccctcatgttcttaaggaggctagtgagtacatatataaacccttgaaacatttttaggaagtcactgcgcactggagagattccaaaggactggcaAATGggaaatatcatcccattatacagggtggtccagatctaattatgcagatccagatcgtctggatgactgatttatgctgggacaattccagttcggcgcgaagacgattcttcatattttcagttcgcacacttcgatggtctgggatttttcaggtgtaattagatctggaccaccctatataaaaagggtgacagggcagatccaagcaactataggccagtaagcttaacatgcattacaggaaaattaatggaaggaattattaaggataagactgagcaacatctggcaaggacaggagttattctgaacagtcagcatgggttcagaagagggaggtcgtgttttagtaacatgctggaattctatgaggaggcaacaaaaggatacgatcacaagagattatttatctggactttcagagtggtgaccagcagggggcagtgctagggccgctactatttttatttatttatttatatatatatatatatatatatatatatatatatatatatatatatatatatatatataaatgatttagataggaatagaagtaacaagctggttaagtttgcagatgataccaagattggtGGCTTAGCGGGTaatctggaatccgttatattattacagaaggacttggatagcagacaggcttgggcagatttgtggcagatgaaatttaatatcagtaaatgtaaagtattacacattggaagtgaaaatgttaggtctgaaaaCACAGTAGGCGGTCGGAAAATCTAGAGTACACCtcataagaaggatttaggagtcatagtggactctcagctatcgacttcccaacagtgttcagaagccattaagaaggctaacagaatgttaggttatatagcgccttgatgtgtggagtacaagtcgcaggaggttctgctcaagctttataacacactggtgaggcctcatcttgagtactgtgtgcagttttggtctccatgctacaaaaaagacacaacagcacaagaaaaggtccagagaagagcgactaggctgattccagggctacaggggatgagttatgaggaaagattaaaagagctgagcctttacagtttaagcaaaagaagattaagaggtgacatgagtgaagtgtttaaaattatgaagggaattagtccagtgcatcgagactgttattttaaaatgagttcatcaagaacacggggacacagttggtaacttgttaagggtaaatttcgcacaaaccattaggacgtttttctttacacaaagaatgatagacacttgtaataagctaccaagtagtgcgatagacagtaagacgttaaagattttcaaaacttgacttgatgttttcttgaaagaaataagtggataggactggcaagctttgttgggctgaaaggcctgttctcgtctagagtgttctaatgagcAATACAGGTGTtggataacttttatatattaagtAGCAAAGTACATTTGGTGTTGTACCATTACTCTGGCTCCCTTAATCTAACATATCATTTTGTCTTAAGATCTGAAGCCGTCATtgtgaaaaatacacaaaaatagagGATAACAGGAAGGGTGAAATGTTGTTTCATAGCACTGTATGTTTTTGGGAATAGAAAACTGATTCAGTTAAGACTCTgacaattaaacctgtttagtcttgagcagaggagattATGTGGGGACAAAGGTTTTCAAAAccctcaaaggcactgataaagtagatcccAGACTTCTTTCAACTTGACAGTAAATCACGTTCTGGAGGACACCAGTTGAAATTAAGGTGAAATGCATTTAAGGACTGAAGCAACAAagtacttctttacacaaagaattatGGGTATCTGGAACTAACAACAGAGCCatgtaactgaagaaaaaatatttgatagCCTTGTCAAGAAGTGTGTGGTCGAGACTTAGCTATTAGGTAGATAAatgagtttgatggactgaatggccccttctcatttgtcaaatttcttatgctcaGAAAAGTAATATGCTAACATAAATGCCAGTGAAAGTGAGATACTCTGGCATTTGGACCGCTATAAGCGATGTTCAGCAGGTGCTTCTAGCTTCCATCCAAAAGTGTAAACCTATTAACAATGACCAGTGAGATTTTTGAATTGCTTACCTGTTGCTGTGCTTGCTGGTCCTCAATATATCGAGAGTTTCCCATGATGAGATCCTGGTCAAGACGTGTGTAGCGGTCAGACTGAATCCCACTGTGATGTCCATCTCCTGACATAAGTGCCTGCCACAGCATGAACATATTGACATCAACAGCAGTTTTCCCAAGCTTAATGCAACAAATAATTCCTTAAAATGTGCATAACTTGCACAAAATAAATGGCGGGtgttaaaaaagattttatacTAAGAAGAATAACTGGATATACATgtgagcaaacaaaaaaaaaattatatatatatatatatatatatatatatatatatatatatatatatatatatatatatatatatatatatatatatatacatacatatatatatatatatatatatatacatacatatgtacacataaaaaaaattcagaaaatacctGTCGACTTTTCTTTTTGACTACTGCCATCGCTGATGGACTTGAAATGTGATCTTTCATTTcctgcagttaaaaaaaaaaaagaggcaagcACAATGTTATGGCTAGATCAACGGTAAGTTAAGCGACTCAGTAAGTAGTGGAGCTTGACAGCAGTTCAAAACTATAGCCCATGCCTTACAGGTGTAACTGGCCATTAcaacggcaaaaaaaaaaaaaaggatccaGGTATCTGTTGGAGAGGGAATCCCCTACATGGTCAAATGAAGAGACCCTCaacatgccactgtatgctgacGGGGGCCATTAACAGGCAGTAAGAACATACATCTTAGAAGGAAAATGGGGAAGCAAAGAGTGGAACGTCAGCATAACGCTTTTAAAGATGCTACAAATGCAGAGATTCTGCTTTTTCAAGATGTGAATGTGCCATGGCTACCCTCCCTTCTAAGTTAAAGGCCATAGTGACTTCAAGTTCCAGGAAAGGGCACCCTGCCCTagttaaaaaacaaagatttcaTAAGGTTTGTTTACATGAATTTCCAGCTGGACTATATCCCTTAACACACAGTAACGGTTGTTACTTGTTCTGtataaaacaattaaagataACTGGTATACTTTTCCATTTACTCATTTGCATTTTTGGataagcagacacttttatccaaagctgcttacaaaagaggtcaatataatcgagtaaacatcagcttGGGAACAAGTGATAGAGGACAAGATTACAACTAATCAGGACACAAAAATAGGTCACCTTTCCCTAGTTCCAATAACCAATCAAAGCCATTGAAcaagatattcacagaacaagagtgacttcaaatgcttcttaaacatattGTGGGAGTCAGAAGTTCATATGGAGGAGGGCAGTTGGTAACCCCCCAAACCAAAAACCAACCAACCCTCCCCAAACAAAAgatctggattgagatttgatgccacgtACTAGCAGACCGGAGTGGTCGAGAAGGAGCATACAACTTAAGTGTCTATGTATATACAGGAGCCGAATCACTGACTAATCTGTTAGCAAGTATCATGGATTTGAACTTAACTTgtgctgctacaggaagccagtgtagcaacctgaaaagaggagtgaaatGTGCCTGTCTTGGCTGGCTGAACATCAGAAATGCGGCTGCATTCTGAATTATCTGCTTGACAGCATGTGCAAGTACTCATGCCagtagagagttgcagtagtccggACATGACAAGACTAAAGcttggaccaggagttgtgctgcatactcttttAGATACAGTCTGATCTTGCATTTTAAAGATGTTATATAGAATGAATCTGCAAGAACAAGACACAGTTGCAGTTTGGTCAATGGAGGATAACTGGTCCTCAAATAACAATCCCAAGTTGGTGTAAAATAAAGGGCAAACAATGTATTAAAAGTATATCACTTCACTACAAATGAAATTCAaccataaaaattttattttgggcTGACCATGTCATATTAATTTTACACAATTGACTCAGATGAAACGTTAGGGTTACGTCACAATTCTATAAATTCAGATAGCTTTGTTTTCTCCAAATTGGAGTTCTGAGTTCATTGGGTATTCATGTAGAATTTCCCACTCGGAAACTCCTATTTCCATCTGTCCAATTCCACGTGAATGCAGCAAAACAGCAGGAGGGTAAAATATCCAGGAATAATCACTGATACACAGTAAGTAAGACAGTGAGAGATGAGTGTTTCAAAGGCACAAGACGACCAAGACACCTCAAAAGCTTCCCAAGGTTTGATTTGTGTTACTTCAATACTTTGTTCAGAGGTTTAATACACTCGctattttaacacattttcagACATTTGCTTGGCTCAGTGTACCCCCTTAGAGGTTCTCTTTTACATAAGCttaataaaaaaggcaaacaaatcttaaaacaattttttaagcAAAGTCTTTCCTAGTATTTGAACAGTGATCTGTATATAATGCATGAAGAATATATGTAAACTCACATGAAGTTGGCCAAGAAAAATCAACATGTGTAGATTTACTTACAAGACCACCCCAACCTCCAGGGACACACACTTACCTTGACGGCATCCCTGCTTCTCTCCACAAAGGCTTTCCTCTCTGCCAGCTCATTTTCCTCAATCTTGAACTTTCGTGGATTAGATTGTACAATGCCTAAAAACTTGGTTAAGTCAGCAATATACGTTTTTGTTGGGATTCTTTATAAAGTACACAGCTCACACAATCGATGGAGTCGTTATTTTTATTGAAACCCACTTATTTCCAATTTAAACCAATTACTTGAGGAAGTCAGGagaggcagagaagtacgtaagagttgtacaggatatgtacgagggaagtgtgaccgtggtgaggtctgcggtaggagagaCGGAGGTGGGatgacatcagggatcggctctgagccctttcttatttataatggtgatggacaggctgacagacgagatcagACAGGAGTGCCCGtgaactgtgatgtttgctgatgacattgtgatctgtagcgagagtagggagaagtttgaggagaccctggagaggtggagatctgctctagagaggagatgaatgaaggtcagtaggaacaagacagaatacatgtggagatgaatttaaatacttgtgatcaacaatacagagtaacggggactgtggaagagatgtgaaaaaaagaatgcaggcagggtgaaatgggtggagaagaatgtcaggagtaatttgtgacagacaggtaccaACAAGAGTcaaaaggaaaggtctacagggcgccaaatacttttttgctgaactttttaagtaaacgtcacaattcaccaagaaaaagtgaaattttaatggaacacatttttttaagcaaaaacatcacaattactgcaacactgatcattttacacactgccaataaactgtaaaaactatataaaaaaacaaaacaaaaaaaacaaacctactgGGACAATAAGtaaaaactactaaaacaatATGTACAAGATACAAGTGACGGcactgatgaaattcagtaaatcaccgagcccaacagcgcttgaactggctgcacatgaacacacagaggccaactctgatgctggcaggctaatCTAGTGCAGCTGTTGAATCCTAGGGACAGCGAGGCTGCAGTGTGGCAGGGGGCACCAGTGGTCCTGcactggctgctcaacgaatgtacggcactgactgatcaacATGCTGGCAAATTACACTGGGAATCAACCATAGCCGGTtgcggcagtttaagggttaaaagcattttgttagaatatcagctttaaagtttgtttaaacaaaaatatcctCAATTATGTTAGAATTCTCTAACTTAACactacaaatatacagtaataatgttttttacttttatttttaggtattgatttaagcagtattttccactaattggaaaaaaaatgtcaggagaaaaactttaaaaatgtgtaaacgCTAACATAAATCACGTTCATGATATAACATTCTTTATAAATCCTATATTGAAACGCCCCCATTTACTGCTACACTGGGGTGCCGTATTACAGGAAAAGGCACAAAATCATTCACTTCAATAAAAAGCCATTGAATggcatttctgtttttgctatggtaTTAAAAAGCATTATGTATCAAAAAATGCAATTGGTATTGGAACTGCATACAAATAGTCTGGTATTGTGACAACCCTAATTAGCTCTGCACAATATTGTCCTCTTGAATTATGAaggtacttttaataaaaagcagTTGAATGGTATTTCTAATTTTTGCTGTGGTACTGAACAGGTATCAACTACTATAAAATTTCACTGGCATTGGTAACGAATACAAAACTTCTGGTAACAGGACATCCCTAGTACTAATACTTTTGGCTGTGTTTAAGAATGCAATCTAGGGAAAACATTACTAATCCCATGACAgtcatattttaaagaaataaaacagcaagAGAAGGAACACAAGTTATGCAATTAGTAACTTACATCTGACCCTTTGAACTACTAGAACATTTCACTGTATTCATCTCTGTACACCAAGAAACACaaccattttaaaatttctgttgCCACTACCATGGTGGACAACAGGCATTCTTCATCCCCTACCAATACAACTGAAGGATACCAATAGTTTCTTCCAGATCTTCAAGGTCCCACTCAATGGACCGCAAGCTGTTTCTTAATTCATTGGTGGTCCAGTCAAATTCTTCCTTGCTAACAAATGTCGACTCTTCAAGAAGTTCTGTCCATCGCTGATAGAGCCCCCGGGCAGTGTTCACTGCTTTCTGCACTTCCCTGtattgtcaaaaaaaacaaaaagagttgTCACTCATTgactaattttgtgttttttaaatgcagTCCTGGAGGCCCCTTGTGGCTAAAGGATTTTGTCCCAACCAGCTTCTGGTTTAAACTGAATTCCTACCTTATTTAAGCGTAATGTCCTAGTTTACGTTTTGGTGTGCcaatccagaaattacaaaactggAATGTAGGGAATAATTACGAATGTTATGAAaggacatttttaagattttcatcataATTTACTGCTCACttttgtggttattttcaaatgtaatcttgtttctgtctgagaagtgacattacatgtaatttaaattgcAATTTCTCGAAGCACACGATAAGACTCCTAGGGTTAGAGATATCGGATCCCCCGTATGCGGTAAGCTGATGCTCTCTCAGTGTCAGATTTACAGTCctttccaattattttagagaatagctCAGTTACGGATTTCACAGGGTTTGGGCTTTCACGATTCTCTGGGAGACcctcgattctaatattattccttctgcatccatcttccaatGGAATTTGAAGCCGTTGCTTTCCGGTCTGCAGTAGATGCCAGatgttcggctgtttcaattcaagttgtgaatgtttgcttaacgtcttccaactGATCGCCAAGTACTCTCAGTTTTTCCTCAAActtagacgcattttcctgaacgtgttcctcaatttttttccagcatacctttaaaggctgcctcaaacCAATTATATACACATTTCCCCAGGTCTTTATTATCCGTtcacagcttctcatttgtcttgagcataccatttatttctttctttctatctttctcGAGCTCCTTTAAGTTTTGAGCAGTGGTTGTTTTTTTAAGAGCTCCTTTCTTAtcgctcatgtttatatatttttgcatatATTATAATAGAACCTCTTcaagttgggtaaatacaggatgcctcgggatgataaaaatacgagaaaaaaataacaccgctgctaacttCAGAATTCAATCTCCCGTAACGGATGAGACCAACTCCAAAGTAGCTGCAGCGTCTAACCAGTCCATGTCATTAGTCCTGTGGCTGTAGCTAATGTGTTAATCGAAAAATGGCAAAAGAGAACTACAAATTTAAAGctaagtacaaacatttctaacTTTCTTATAAAATCACAAACATGAATGCACTTTTATGAAATGTACAagaagaggggggaaaaaaagaaaaaaaaaaaaaaggatgcgcTAATGAGACAATGAGATCTGTGTGGGCTCACAATGAATGAGTGTGTGTTGTGTGCCCAGAGAGAGACTGGTACTTGTTCCTGCTGGTCCAAACTCTCTCTCCTTGTCATACACTAAAGTAAGGGTCCTCAAGTtaagtcctggagggctgcagtggttgaagctttttgttccaacctattttgttttaattaaaaaccacaCTTTATTAATAACACTGCCATGTCAGAATTTTTAAATTGTAGATTTTTCATGAATTTACATGCCAGAACATTCTATAATCCACTTTATTGTGTCAGAGCTCAGGGGAGCTAGGACCTCTCCTGGCATCAGTGGGTGGAgagcagaaaaaagttctgtagaaggtgccagtccatctcacagCACACATGCACAGTCAAGACAGTGCCAATTGGGAAACAAGAGTTAAACTAACTTGAAAGTCACTGGGGAAGTGGGAGGAAGCCCAGggcaaaatgaatgaatcatccatccatcttcctaaccctcATCCAGAGCAGCATTCCAGGGCAGCTGGAACTAATCGCAGCAGTTATTGGGGACAAgaaaggaacaatccctggacaggacgccagaaCAAATGCATgagcgtgcgcacacac
Coding sequences:
- the LOC120519782 gene encoding syntaxin-6-like, producing MSLEDPFFVVKGEVQKAVNTARGLYQRWTELLEESTFVSKEEFDWTTNELRNSLRSIEWDLEDLEETIGIVQSNPRKFKIEENELAERKAFVERSRDAVKEMKDHISSPSAMAVVKKKSRQALMSGDGHHSGIQSDRYTRLDQDLIMGNSRYIEDQQAQQQ